A part of Desulfobacter sp. genomic DNA contains:
- the ispG gene encoding flavodoxin-dependent (E)-4-hydroxy-3-methylbut-2-enyl-diphosphate synthase, which yields MALVRERRKTRQIRVGEQQVGSECPVSVQSMTNTQTQDVQSTIGQILSLEKAGCEIVRVAVPDMDAARALRGIKDGIHIPLIADIHFDYRLALAAAESGVDGLRINPGNIGEEKKIRAVVDCAKAHGLPIRVGVNAGSLEKEIEKKYGATPKAMVESALANIRILEDLGFYDIKVSLKASDVERTVEAYRMLAPLTDVPFHVGVTEAGGLYAGITKSAIGIGMLLSEGIGDTIRVSLTRDPVEEIRTGYEILRALGLRHHGPELISCPTCGRCKIDLFKIAEQTEKALLERSSRIKVAIMGCVVNGPGEAKEADIGIAGGDGKGILFKKGKVVRKIDQDCLVDELLNEIDTMTKEAEEINGKKS from the coding sequence ATGGCATTGGTCAGGGAGCGGCGGAAAACAAGGCAGATTAGGGTCGGGGAGCAGCAGGTCGGGTCGGAGTGCCCGGTTTCGGTCCAATCCATGACCAATACACAGACCCAGGATGTCCAATCCACCATCGGCCAGATTCTGTCCCTGGAAAAGGCGGGGTGTGAAATCGTCAGGGTGGCGGTGCCGGATATGGATGCGGCCCGGGCGCTGCGAGGGATCAAGGATGGCATTCATATCCCCTTGATTGCGGATATTCATTTTGATTACCGCCTGGCCCTGGCAGCGGCGGAATCCGGAGTGGACGGCCTGCGCATCAACCCCGGCAATATCGGTGAAGAAAAAAAGATACGGGCGGTGGTGGACTGTGCCAAAGCCCACGGCCTGCCCATCCGGGTGGGGGTGAATGCCGGTTCCCTGGAAAAGGAAATTGAAAAAAAATACGGGGCCACGCCTAAAGCCATGGTGGAAAGCGCGTTGGCCAATATCCGGATACTGGAGGACCTGGGTTTTTACGATATCAAGGTCTCTTTGAAAGCCTCGGATGTGGAACGGACCGTAGAGGCCTACCGGATGCTGGCCCCCCTAACGGATGTTCCCTTCCATGTCGGGGTGACCGAGGCCGGCGGCTTATATGCCGGAATTACCAAATCCGCCATCGGCATCGGCATGCTGCTTTCCGAGGGCATCGGAGATACCATAAGGGTTTCTCTGACCCGGGACCCGGTGGAGGAAATCCGGACGGGATATGAAATTCTGCGGGCTTTAGGGCTCCGCCACCACGGGCCGGAACTGATTTCCTGCCCCACCTGCGGCCGGTGCAAAATTGATTTATTTAAAATTGCCGAACAGACAGAAAAAGCTTTACTTGAGCGGTCTTCAAGGATTAAAGTTGCCATTATGGGCTGTGTGGTCAACGGCCCTGGAGAGGCCAAAGAGGCGGATATCGGCATAGCCGGCGGCGACGGCAAAGGCATATTGTTCAAAAAGGGAAAAGTCGTCAGAAAAATAGACCAGGACTGCCTGGTGGATGAACTGCTTAACGAAATAGATACCATGACTAAAGAAGCGGAGGAGATAAATGGGAAAAAAAGCTAA
- a CDS encoding NAD(P)-dependent oxidoreductase, with the protein MGCNILITGACGFLGSALCADLSTRHRVIGLYQRPPGQKLKAAASGVTWMRGDVSRAGCVDRVFREAAGRGRPIDYVIHFAAFTGFGKKWEAAYDRINVAGTRNIIESAAGASVKRLLFAGSIAALEPPDPGQVLTEASPPGGRVAYARSKAMGERLCYENAGRVPAVVLRLGGVFTDWCELPPLFSLIKLWRRPFMGRMMPGRGLAGFPYIHRRDVVGMVREIIEKDGDLGRYEVLFASPSGATSQRELFPVIRKAYRSGFSTAPIHVHPGLAKFMLHGKYLANRLRLQNTYERAWMLDYADRPLVVDTAYTRKRLGWRPDPGLHILRRIPVLMAHVKADSRAWMIRNINRNEQKYLFDPDSP; encoded by the coding sequence ATGGGCTGTAATATTTTGATTACAGGGGCCTGCGGATTTTTAGGATCGGCCCTATGCGCGGACCTGTCCACGCGTCACAGGGTGATCGGGCTGTACCAGAGGCCGCCGGGTCAAAAGCTGAAGGCGGCAGCATCCGGAGTGACCTGGATGAGGGGAGATGTCTCCCGTGCCGGGTGTGTGGACCGGGTGTTCAGGGAGGCTGCCGGGCGGGGCCGCCCCATAGATTATGTGATCCATTTTGCCGCGTTTACCGGATTCGGGAAAAAATGGGAGGCAGCATACGACCGTATCAATGTGGCGGGCACCCGGAACATCATTGAATCGGCAGCCGGGGCCTCTGTGAAGCGGCTGCTCTTTGCCGGGAGTATCGCCGCCCTTGAACCGCCTGATCCCGGCCAGGTGCTTACGGAAGCCTCTCCACCCGGTGGACGGGTAGCCTATGCCAGAAGCAAGGCGATGGGGGAACGGCTCTGCTACGAAAATGCCGGCCGGGTGCCGGCGGTGGTGCTGCGGCTGGGCGGGGTGTTTACCGACTGGTGCGAGCTGCCGCCCCTGTTCAGCCTGATCAAACTCTGGCGAAGGCCTTTTATGGGGCGGATGATGCCAGGCCGGGGGCTGGCAGGATTTCCATATATCCACCGCCGGGATGTGGTGGGCATGGTCCGGGAAATTATTGAAAAAGACGGCGACCTTGGCCGGTATGAGGTGTTGTTCGCCTCCCCCTCCGGCGCCACATCCCAGAGGGAGTTGTTTCCTGTGATCCGCAAGGCATACCGTTCCGGATTTTCAACGGCCCCCATCCATGTTCACCCGGGCCTGGCAAAGTTTATGCTCCATGGGAAATACCTGGCCAACCGCCTGAGGCTGCAGAATACCTATGAACGGGCATGGATGCTGGATTACGCCGACCGCCCCCTGGTGGTGGACACGGCCTATACCCGAAAGCGCCTGGGGTGGCGCCCGGATCCAGGACTGCATATTCTCAGGCGGATTCCGGTTCTGATGGCGCATGTTAAGGCCGATTCCAGGGCGTGGATGATCCGGAACATCAACCGGAATGAACAAAAATACCTGTTTGATCCGGATTCCCCTTAG
- a CDS encoding NAD-binding protein, whose product MDRSKRIILSLILFSALVAGGSLGYMAIEGWPFMDALYMTVITLATVGFGEVHEVSMPGRVFTLALILVGGGFFLLLMTDIIKFLVEGRIREVLGRHKLDVQIKKLDNHYIVCGYGRIGRILTQYLVQKYIDVVVIERDEKSGHRMNRDGVLYLMGEATDEELLIKAGIARARGLVAVTGTDAENVFLVLMAKQLNPDIFVVARAGRDAAKKTLAAAGADKVISPYDIGARRMAHAILRPTVIKFLEMAFSDDATDIQIEEVRVHPQSRLCGLPLKETGIRKEFDLIIIAIQSQSGAMAFNPGADTALNAMDKVIAMGRARDLKRLETVLGR is encoded by the coding sequence ATGGACCGGTCAAAACGAATCATCCTTTCTTTAATCCTTTTTTCCGCCCTGGTTGCCGGGGGGAGCCTGGGGTATATGGCCATCGAAGGCTGGCCATTTATGGATGCCCTGTATATGACGGTCATCACCCTGGCCACGGTGGGATTCGGAGAGGTTCACGAGGTCAGCATGCCGGGGAGGGTCTTTACCCTGGCGCTCATCCTTGTGGGGGGCGGATTTTTCCTTCTGCTCATGACCGACATCATCAAATTCCTGGTGGAAGGCAGGATCAGGGAAGTGCTTGGGAGGCATAAATTGGATGTACAGATCAAAAAACTGGATAATCACTATATTGTCTGCGGCTACGGCAGGATCGGCCGGATTCTGACCCAGTACCTGGTCCAAAAATACATAGACGTGGTGGTCATTGAACGGGATGAAAAATCCGGCCACCGGATGAACCGGGACGGCGTCCTCTACCTCATGGGCGAGGCCACGGACGAAGAGCTTCTGATCAAGGCGGGGATCGCCCGCGCCAGGGGGCTGGTGGCCGTCACCGGCACCGATGCGGAAAATGTCTTTCTTGTGCTCATGGCCAAACAGCTTAACCCGGATATTTTCGTGGTGGCCCGGGCCGGGCGGGATGCTGCAAAAAAAACCCTGGCGGCGGCAGGGGCGGATAAGGTGATTTCCCCCTATGATATCGGCGCAAGGCGTATGGCCCACGCCATTTTAAGACCCACAGTGATCAAATTTCTTGAAATGGCCTTTTCGGACGATGCCACGGATATTCAAATCGAAGAGGTCCGGGTTCACCCCCAATCCAGGCTATGCGGCCTGCCCCTGAAAGAGACCGGGATCAGAAAAGAGTTTGACTTGATCATCATTGCCATACAGAGCCAGTCCGGTGCCATGGCATTCAACCCGGGGGCGGATACCGCCCTGAACGCCATGGACAAGGTCATTGCCATGGGCCGCGCCCGGGATCTCAAACGACTGGAGACCGTTCTGGGCCGGTAA
- a CDS encoding TIM barrel protein, producing the protein MIKREFRLGTTSFIYPDHIIPNVRKTGRFFDEIELLVFESLPREVIPSAGDVQELAALGRDLSLGYNVHLPVDVSLTAETPSDRQKAADILQGVLERFAPLAPSSYTLHLEMDRDMAGGDERAAWQERAADGLERLAPRLDDPSRISVETLWYDPAVLAPLVRQYGHSLCADLGHHFKYGFGVEQTREIFDKEISIVHLHGVDLTGERPRDHLGLDRMANDHFDRVVGFLTGFKGTVSLEVFNYPNLDHSLKRLANHFTDIPVLERTG; encoded by the coding sequence ATGATCAAACGAGAATTCAGGCTGGGCACCACCTCCTTCATCTATCCCGACCACATCATCCCCAATGTGAGAAAGACCGGCCGTTTTTTTGATGAAATCGAGTTGCTGGTATTTGAAAGTCTGCCCCGGGAGGTCATTCCTTCGGCAGGAGATGTTCAGGAACTGGCCGCCCTTGGACGGGATTTGAGCCTGGGGTATAATGTCCACCTGCCCGTGGACGTCAGTCTGACGGCGGAGACACCTTCTGACCGCCAGAAGGCCGCTGATATTCTCCAAGGGGTTCTGGAACGGTTTGCCCCATTGGCCCCGAGTTCATATACCCTTCACCTGGAAATGGACAGGGACATGGCCGGCGGCGACGAAAGGGCGGCCTGGCAGGAACGGGCCGCTGACGGCCTTGAGCGCCTGGCGCCCCGGCTGGATGACCCCTCCCGTATTTCAGTGGAAACCCTCTGGTACGACCCGGCTGTCCTGGCCCCCCTGGTCCGTCAGTACGGCCACAGCCTCTGTGCCGATCTCGGCCATCATTTTAAATACGGGTTTGGGGTGGAACAGACCCGTGAGATTTTCGATAAAGAGATTTCCATTGTCCACCTCCACGGGGTGGATCTCACCGGGGAACGGCCCAGGGACCATCTCGGCCTGGACCGGATGGCCAATGACCATTTTGACCGGGTGGTCGGGTTCCTTACCGGATTCAAGGGAACGGTATCCCTGGAAGTCTTTAACTATCCCAACCTTGATCACTCCTTGAAACGGCTGGCAAATCACTTTACTGACATACCGGTACTGGAACGGACCGGCTGA
- the cobD gene encoding cobalamin biosynthesis protein CobD — MFETFGFGLAWQVVAAAFILDILAGDPRWLPHPIIWMGNAISFFEPRFRRLIRSPLVSGLGFALFLIVLTWSLSMVTLALAFRINPWAGAAVQVMLLFYCFSVRSLTRAAMDVARPLVAGDLSRARTMVGYIVGRETANLDRSGITRGAVETVAENFVDGFLSPLFFALVFGVPGAMAYKMVNTLDSMVGYKNDAYLLFGRASARIDDLANYIPARLSVAVISMAAALISPARGRRAFTTALSQGRNHKSPNAGYPEAAFAGAMGVRMGGPNVYHGKRVEKPYIGGEFQDPVPEKIARACELMVVSAWVAMTIGAFILWAVTG; from the coding sequence ATGTTTGAAACATTTGGATTCGGTCTTGCCTGGCAGGTGGTGGCTGCCGCCTTTATTCTGGATATCCTTGCGGGGGATCCCCGGTGGCTGCCCCACCCCATCATATGGATGGGCAATGCCATCTCTTTTTTTGAGCCGCGGTTCCGGCGCCTGATACGGTCACCCCTGGTTTCCGGACTGGGGTTTGCCCTTTTTCTCATTGTCCTGACCTGGTCGCTTTCCATGGTGACCCTGGCACTGGCATTCCGGATCAATCCCTGGGCAGGCGCTGCCGTCCAGGTGATGCTGCTCTTTTACTGCTTTTCGGTGCGCAGCCTCACCAGGGCCGCCATGGATGTGGCCCGGCCCCTGGTGGCCGGAGACCTTTCCCGGGCCAGAACCATGGTGGGCTATATTGTGGGCCGTGAAACGGCGAATCTTGACAGGTCCGGGATTACCCGGGGGGCGGTGGAGACCGTGGCGGAGAATTTTGTGGACGGGTTTCTTTCCCCCCTGTTTTTCGCCCTGGTTTTCGGGGTGCCAGGGGCCATGGCCTATAAAATGGTGAATACCCTGGATTCCATGGTGGGGTATAAGAATGATGCCTACCTTCTGTTCGGCCGGGCATCTGCCCGCATCGACGACCTTGCCAATTATATTCCGGCCCGGCTCTCCGTGGCTGTTATCTCCATGGCCGCTGCCCTGATTTCCCCGGCCCGGGGCAGGCGTGCCTTCACCACGGCCCTATCCCAGGGGCGGAATCATAAAAGCCCCAATGCCGGTTACCCCGAGGCCGCCTTTGCCGGGGCAATGGGGGTACGTATGGGCGGCCCCAATGTCTACCACGGCAAACGGGTGGAAAAGCCTTACATCGGCGGCGAGTTTCAAGATCCTGTCCCGGAGAAGATTGCCCGGGCCTGTGAATTGATGGTGGTCTCCGCATGGGTGGCTATGACCATTGGCGCTTTTATCCTGTGGGCGGTGACAGGATGA
- a CDS encoding pyridoxal phosphate-dependent class II aminotransferase codes for MIIGHGGNKQKLADRLGCPVDEIIDMSSNLNPLGPPERIHRLIRENIEAIHALPEPDGMSMARGFARYHGIAPENVIPGNGTTFFIYTLPLALGAKKVLIAGPTYSDYRDGCAMHGIEIRHFMAGPDTGFQPDMDELSRLAGEADIVFICNPNNPTGALIPKPELEKLIRRHPGTCFVADESYLPFVDDAEEISLVSHTDIDNLVVLSSMSKIFRIPGLRTGFLSGAVPLIEKVMAYYQPWSVNALAQEVIRDIFNHPDEILPFYQKTRAYIKEEKAAFLKSLSGVAGIRLFEAPTYFVLATLDKMTAPEFCDRVGDDKILIRDCSNFEGLSHRFVRFSLKDRSINGALANSIKKGLGHV; via the coding sequence GATCATAGGACACGGGGGAAACAAACAGAAACTGGCAGATCGTCTGGGATGCCCGGTTGACGAAATTATTGACATGAGTTCCAATTTAAACCCCCTGGGACCGCCGGAAAGGATTCATCGCCTGATCCGGGAAAACATCGAGGCGATCCATGCCCTGCCCGAGCCCGACGGCATGTCCATGGCCCGGGGCTTTGCCCGCTACCACGGCATTGCACCGGAAAATGTGATTCCGGGCAACGGCACCACCTTTTTTATTTATACCCTGCCCCTGGCGCTGGGGGCTAAAAAGGTGCTTATCGCCGGGCCCACCTACTCGGATTACCGGGACGGTTGTGCCATGCACGGCATTGAAATCCGCCACTTCATGGCAGGTCCGGACACCGGTTTCCAGCCGGACATGGATGAATTGTCCAGGCTCGCCGGGGAGGCGGACATCGTGTTTATATGCAATCCCAACAACCCAACAGGCGCCCTGATTCCCAAGCCGGAACTTGAAAAGCTGATCCGGCGGCACCCCGGCACCTGTTTTGTGGCGGATGAGTCCTATCTTCCCTTTGTGGATGATGCCGAAGAGATTTCCCTTGTATCCCATACGGATATCGATAACCTGGTGGTGCTCTCCTCCATGTCCAAAATTTTCAGGATACCGGGGCTGCGCACGGGGTTCCTCAGCGGGGCCGTTCCTCTCATTGAGAAAGTGATGGCCTATTACCAGCCCTGGAGCGTCAACGCACTGGCCCAGGAGGTGATCCGGGATATTTTCAATCATCCCGATGAGATCCTGCCCTTTTACCAAAAGACCCGGGCCTATATTAAAGAGGAAAAAGCGGCCTTTTTAAAGTCGCTTAGCGGGGTGGCGGGCATCCGCCTGTTTGAGGCGCCCACTTATTTTGTCCTGGCAACGCTGGATAAGATGACGGCGCCGGAATTCTGCGACAGGGTGGGGGATGATAAAATCCTCATCCGGGACTGCAGCAATTTCGAAGGGCTTTCCCATCGCTTTGTCCGGTTTTCACTGAAAGACCGGTCTATTAATGGGGCATTGGCCAACAGTATAAAAAAGGGCCTGGGTCATGTTTGA